The genomic window GTCTGAGGGCGTACGGAAGGGCGCTGGCAGAGACTCCCCGACGGCTGCGGCGGCGGGTGGGGTCGGCGACGACGACGTACGAGGAGATGAGCCGGTTGCGCGCGCGGTCCGGTTCGGACATGGCGCGGGCGCTGCGGTGGCCAGACCTCGTGGGGCTGGGCCTTGGTGGGATGGTTGGCGCCGGGGTTTTTGTGACCACCGGCCGCGCCGCCAGCCAAAACGCCGGCCCCGCCATCGTCGTTTCCTACGCCATTGCAGGGCTCTGCGCCCTCCTGTCGGCGTTCTGTTACACCGAGTTCGCCGTCGACATGCCCGTCGCCGGCGGCGCCTTCAGTTACCTCAGGGTCACCTTTGGTCCGTCTACTCTCtctcacattaaaaaaaaaaaatctcttttttccggtcaaatattttttattggggtcaaaaggaaaaaaaaaaggatttcagTTCACTCAAGAGGAAAAAAAGGGGGATTTTAAGCTGCTTTTTCTGTTTTTTATCTTCCTTTTTCCCTCTAAAAAAGCGAGAAAAGGTCATTTATTGCTGAAATCTGTGATTAACTAGGTTTCTTAAAGTTTCCAGAGGCGATCTTTGTTCTCCAAATAAGTCATCTCCGTTTCTAATTTCTTCCTTCATTTCTATGACGTTCACTACTTTCCGAAATTAATTTGCAATATATTGGAAGCTTTCTAATACTTCCTTAACGAAATATCCGAATTTGTTTTGGTAAAAATATCTGAAATTTTAATGACAATCTGAACAACTGGAGCTGTTTCTGGTTTGGTATATTATCCGTCTCGGTTTGCTCTTTTGCTTtgcctttttttttggggggggggaggGGACATTGAGGTTTCTTTCCCTCAGTTCACCTTTTATATTGATGAATGGAGTCCTCCATGGATTAGGCGCAATCTTCTGATTTGTTTATTGTTCCCTGTTGGTTTTGCTCTTTCCAGGAGAGTTCGCGGCCTTCTTGACAGGAGCGAATCTAATAATGGAGTACGTGTTCTCCAATGCGGCGGTGTCACGGAGCTTCACGGCATATCTAGGGACGGTGATCGGGGTGGACACGGCGGCAAGGTGGCGGATCACCGTCTCCGGCCTCCCCAAAGGCTTCAACCAGATCGATCTCCTCGCGGTAGCCGTGGTTCTGATCATTACTGTGTGCATTTGTTGCAGGTATCCACCACCGCTTTTTTAAAAACAAGGAGAGTGagcaagagggagagagggtgaagAAAAATCCAATCTTTTGATGATTTTGTCTCTGTCTTCGTTTCCAAGTGGAGCTCTGTTCTTGTCGTCACCTGTCGCAAAGATAACTCGCTTTCGTGGGGCTTTCTTTGTTCACCTTTCTACGCTTCCAATCATCATaactttcttttgtttcttttatcatcaaatcaaatcttttaccttggtatcatttttttttttttttttgtctttcacCTTGTCTGTTACTTTTCATAGCCTCCAGTTAAAATCTTTATTCCACTCagggatcaataaaaaaaaaaaaacaaaaacttgCTCTATTTCTTTACCTTTCTTTCAATCTTTTCTGTTCAAAGTTGGCTCCTTTTTCTTGTATCCATTGTAATTCTCTTTTTGGCTTTTCATATGTCGAATTCAGCATTTATCTTTCGTCTTCATCCTAATTTTATATATCAAATGAATTAGTTTTTCTATTTTCTCCAGTGCGCTCATGCTTTCTTATAATCCTATGCTTTATTTATTTCCCCTGGATCACAGTGCGAAGGAGAGCTCGGTTCTAAACTTGGTGTTGACGTCGGTCCACTTGACCTTCATCCTGTTTATAATTGTCATGGGATTCTGGCGAGGGGACTCGAAGAATTTCACACATCCAGCGAACCCAGAAAACCCTGGTGGGTTCCTCCCCTACGGCATCTCAGGGGTCTTCAATGGCGCGGCCGTGGTCTACCTCAGCTACATCGGCTACGATGCCGTGTCCACCATGGCGGAGGAGGTCAAGAACCCCACCCGTGACATCCCCATTGGCGTCTCGGGCTCCGTCGTCCTTGTCACGGTTCTCTACTGCCTCATGGCTGCCTCCATGGCCATGCTCCTCCCCTATGATGCTGTAAGAACTTTCCCCGAGTTCTTCTCAGTTTCCATCTCAAATTCTATATTATGGATAGCAATAGGAGCAAGCCGGTCCCCTCCCCCCCACCTTGGGTCGGTCGGTCCACTGTGACGAGGAAACTGGGCCGCTCAGCTCTATGGCCTGCTTTCGTTACAGACAaactttgagatttttatggggcTGCAAGATTCATAGCATCTTAATGCTCCATGGAACATTCGTCATTTCAACACAACATCTCAAAAGTATGTTCTGTATTGCAGTTTGGCCTCTAGCAAGACTCAATTTTCTCATTCAACAGATGTTGTATGTTGCACTTTCGTTGAATCTTGCTCGAATCGAAAGCCAACTAGGCTTGTGTGGACGTGTTTGAATCATGCTAAAGTCAAGTGATTGTCGCATCGACAAGTTTGTGATTAACATATCTGTCTCTGATACTTGAGAGCTGGTTTTGAGGATAGAATGACAAAATGATAATTGACACATCAGTGCACATCTTCCACTGCCCATCCTTGCAACATAGGGTTGTTATATGCCCAAGTGGCCGACCCTCTGGCAACAGAAGAGGCCCGGACAAATAATATGTTGGAGAATTAGGCCCCCTCTTTGTTTTGCTTGGGGTCCTTTATTTAAAcctcatcttcttttctttttttttccctctccttttctcttctctcttttgagTTGTCCATTTGTGCCCATATTTATGTTTTCTACCATTTCTCTAAAAAGTTCTCCATCCAGATAGGCCGAGAACGACAGCTTTAAATATGTTGTAATTAAGTAATTATTGTGTGGCTTATTTGAGTATGATTGCTCGCATAATTAACACATAATAACAACAGTTGACCATTGTCGCTTTTCTCAATTATAAAAATCTTGCATTCTGTTCTACCGACTGTTTAGCATCAAACTTCATGCTCTGGCTGGCCGCTCTCTTCCTCGCTCTAAATCCAACCTAAATTGGTTGTTGGCCCACGTGATCTTGTTGCCACGTAAGTAGGACCCAGGGTCCGTTCTCTTTCGGTCTATCGCTTGGGCGCATCCACCGCAAAAGGCATACGCGCAGAGGAAGTTGCTATGTCATCATGACCGTCCGGCCGGTGGTCCCATCATGTCATCCCCCGAATCGCCGCCGTGAAATTAATGCATTCGGTTGGGGAGGAACGACCGGTGGTGCCTCCGTATCCCTTCCCTCTCATCTGACCACACTCAAAGGTCCCGACCGGAGATAGCGTCGGGTGGTGATGTGGGGCCCACGAGCATACACGTGCACATATCCATTTCATCTAACTCGGTGTTGGTGTTGCGTGCTGGCAGATAGACATCGAAGCACCGTTCTCGGCGGCGTTCGGGCGATCGGACGGCTGGGGATGGGTGTCGAACGTGATCGGTGCGGGGGCGGTGTTCGGGATCCTGACGTCGCTGCTGGTGGCGATGCTGGGGCAGGCGAGGTATCTTTGCGTGATCGGACGGTCGAGCGTCGTGCCAGCGTGGCTCGCCCGGGTCCACCCCTCCACCTCCACGCCCGTCAACGCTTCCGTTTTCCTCGGTACGACCTCCCTCCCTAACTGCCTGCCTCTTGCTACTATGCGCTCTTCAACGATCCTGGGGCCCACCAACGtcgcttttctttctttcttatacCTTTTTtccgtttctttttctttttcaaagcttcaaattttgataagtatatatttttttaaagaaaaaaattatagaagcaGTGCTAGAGATGGGTTGATGGCGGATTTTGATGGGTCCGAAAAGATCTgctgaaacttttattttttttggttcttTCCGTTTAGCAAACTGGATGAGGTGCAAAGTTCCACAGCCAATAACACTGCCATTCATCCTTGATAAGATTATAGAGCTTGTTTAAGAATCTTTTTCTTTAATAATACTATGTTCTTAAATAAATGAAGGAATTCATATTTGTTGTCTTAAATGTTGTAAATTTTACGAATCATTTTGCAGAAAGAAGCAGATGAAGAATAAGACAGTTTATCCTTCCTTTGTTTcctaattattgaaaaaaaaaagtttaaattACGGGAGACAAAAGATGAACAGGACTCAGGCAATTAGTTCCTTCAGATTTAAGAATGGTACTGTTATTGCCGGATTGAGCTGGAAACATTTGATAGGGGTTGGAAAGCTATGAGTAACGTCCAAGGAATTATTACTTACAATAGTTCTGTTCACTAGTTCTACACTCTTCATGCTGGATGACTTGTATAACTTGTTCTCTTTCAACTTGACCATTGGATGATGCCCATACTTATTGCATGTACTGTTTACAACACTGAAGGGTCTGTATATGAAAATTCTGCTAATGGTGGCACTTAACAAGCTTTTTATAGTGGTGCTGTTAAAAAGTTTTCTTCTTCCTGTAATTTGGACATTTTTAAACACATATTTTGATCCATCTTTGGCTTGTCTAGGTGTGTTCACTGCTGCCATAGCTCTCTTCACTGAACTGGATGTCCTCCTCAACCTCGTCTCCATCGCCACTCTCTTCGTCTTCTACATGGTAGCCAATGCTGTGATCTATAGGCGCTATGTCACGGCCGGTTCCACCAACCCATGGCCAACCATCTCATTTCTTCTCTGCTTCTCCTTTGCCTCCCTCTCCTTCACCCTTGTATGGAACTTTGCTCCGCCTGGGAGGACCAAGGCCCTTCTACTTGGTGCGTGCGCTCTGTCAGCCATCGCCATCCTCCAAGCCTTCCAACTCCTCGTGCCACAGGCTCGGAAGCCGGAGTTCTGGGGTGTGCCAATGATGCCTTGGATACCCTCCATATCGATATTTCTGAATTTGTTCTTGTTGGGTTCTCTCGGTCGGCCTTCATATGTGCGGTTTGGCTGCTTCTCGGTGCTTGCAATACTTGTTTATGTTTTCTACAGCGTACATGCTAGTTTTGATGCCGAAGAGAAAGGTGATCTACACAAAGCAGGAGATACCCAGAGCCATCCAGAGGAAGATAATGATGGAAGCTTCAGGGCGTAAGAGGAGCTGAAGAAAAGGATCATCTTTTGTTCTGTTTTCTTATGTTCTGTTTTGTTTTCTTTAcctttctatcttttttctttcttcaatggGTTTGGGGAGTTAAATGGGGGCCAAAAAGAGATTTGAACTGGCAAAAtaccaaagaaaagaaaaggaaggcttTATACATGTAAGTTGTAAGATAGTGGCTTTTGAAGCAAGTTCCTTTGCGTATTTTGGTTGGAACATCTCTTTCCTTTACCTTTTGGGTTGAGTTTGAAATCAGTAAAAATGTATTAGTGTCTGGGTTGAGTTAGACGTTTGAAATGGCCAGGGTTATTTCCTTCAGACGTCAATTGTGTCTGATCCCACTACTCACCAATTTTATTCACGGAGaaaattgaaaaatttatagATAGAGATTATAAATTGAAGTTCCCTGCTTAGCCTAAGATGACATCAACTGACTTTACAATAGAGAAGTTCCAAAGGGGACTTTGTTAATTGTATTAGTGAAGTCATAAGATTAAAACCAAAAATCAAAAAGGGAAGACTCAGCGAGTAGTATCTGTCCAAAAGGTTATAGCAAGTTGGATCTCATGAAGGTCACAATATTGCTATCTCTATCATTGTCTCCCATCCAAGCCACTGTACATTGTGGATAAAGAGCCAAGAGGTAGGATCAAGTTATAGATAATGGAGTCTAACACGAGAAGGTCCATCCAAAATAAAGGATAGCTCAGCCAAAGCATGGAATAGTAATAGAGCAATCCCCCTATACCAGCAACATAACCTGAGCAGAAAAGGAAGTGTGTGGTATGGTAAAAAAATTAGCCAAAGGAGGTTATTTATCCTTAACTTCAGAGATTAGCATCAGGTAATATTTCTTTCAGTAGATTTTTGGCCGAAGAAACTACACTAAAGAGTTCGATGGATTTGCAGAGAATGGTTCAATTTGGAAACCGATATATCATCTTTCTATAAACAGCTTGTTCTATCAAACTTTTTCttagaaaaattctaaaatttttttcctccCAACAACTTGAAATCATAGCTGCCATTAGCATGAAGATTAGATGGAAGGATTTAAAATACTGTTTACACTAATTAGAGAAAAGTTGTGATAACGTGGTTGGCATGGGAGGAGCTTTCAACTTATCACCAATCCAAAACTAGATTTTGGAAATAAAAGAGTAATCAATGGATAAATGATCTAAAGATTTAGCTGCATCGTTACATAAAACACAACCACCAATATTTTTGCCCAgttttttttgaagaaattctCTGGTGTTAAGTTTATTAGAGAGTgccagctatagcaagcatttaATCTTTTATGGTAAAGTGCTCTTCCAGGGTTATGGATATATTTGATGATAGACATTATTAAAGAAGTCATTAATTCAAAGCTTGGGTTATATGTTGGAAATAAAAAGTGTTTCAAATGTATGGCCAGGGTAATCTACAAAGCTATGTTCAGAACTTCAGATCATTCTCACTGAGACATTACGACCATCTGCAGACTTTTTGCACAAGGGTTGGTGTTCCTTTTGATGGAAATTTAACAAGTAGAGAAACCAAGAAAAATATGTGAAAGATGCAGCGAACAAATCAAACACAGAAACACCAAAATTTACGTGGAAAACCTCCTCAATATGAAGAGTAAAAACCACGGCCCGACACCCACAACTTCCACTATAATCAAATAATGGGAATACACAAGATTCCTCTCTAGTTATCAACAACCAGAGGCATACATCAACTTCTCAACACAATAAATCATCAAGAATCAATATTCTTGGCAGCCACAAACATCTAATGATGCAACAAGTGAAGTTGAGAAGATATTACCAGAAAATAGAAAAATTCTGAAGAAAACGGCAAgcagaaatcaaagaaaaaggacTCCAATTTC from Elaeis guineensis isolate ETL-2024a chromosome 9, EG11, whole genome shotgun sequence includes these protein-coding regions:
- the LOC105052094 gene encoding cationic amino acid transporter 6, chloroplastic, with amino-acid sequence MEKPAGSTAGAAAAAAASSSFASLRAYGRALAETPRRLRRRVGSATTTYEEMSRLRARSGSDMARALRWPDLVGLGLGGMVGAGVFVTTGRAASQNAGPAIVVSYAIAGLCALLSAFCYTEFAVDMPVAGGAFSYLRVTFGEFAAFLTGANLIMEYVFSNAAVSRSFTAYLGTVIGVDTAARWRITVSGLPKGFNQIDLLAVAVVLIITVCICCSAKESSVLNLVLTSVHLTFILFIIVMGFWRGDSKNFTHPANPENPGGFLPYGISGVFNGAAVVYLSYIGYDAVSTMAEEVKNPTRDIPIGVSGSVVLVTVLYCLMAASMAMLLPYDAIDIEAPFSAAFGRSDGWGWVSNVIGAGAVFGILTSLLVAMLGQARYLCVIGRSSVVPAWLARVHPSTSTPVNASVFLGVFTAAIALFTELDVLLNLVSIATLFVFYMVANAVIYRRYVTAGSTNPWPTISFLLCFSFASLSFTLVWNFAPPGRTKALLLGACALSAIAILQAFQLLVPQARKPEFWGVPMMPWIPSISIFLNLFLLGSLGRPSYVRFGCFSVLAILVYVFYSVHASFDAEEKGDLHKAGDTQSHPEEDNDGSFRA